CTTAATCTGATCAATGTTCTCTCTAGCTCTGGACTGAGGTTTGAGACTTATTGTTGTGTAATATGACTTGTCTCGTTTCACTTTTCAGATGCTTTGTGTCAGACCTTTAGTGAGCTTCATTTTGAGATTGTGCCTTTCAGAGACTCTACAGCTAAGAAAATCTGTGACATTCTCAAATCCTACCAAAGCATGGACCACACTACCAGGGACTGCTTCATCTGCTGCATCCTCTCCCATGGAGACAAGGGCATCATCTATGGCTGTGATGGACAGGAAGTCCCCATCTATGAGTTGACCTCTTACTTCACTGGTTCTAAGTGCCCTTCCCTTGCAGGCAAgcccaaaatcttttttattcAGGCTTGTCAAGGGGATAACTACCAGAAAGGGATAGCTGTTGAGACCGACTCCGAACAGAATGAAGCCTGTTATGAATCGGACTCCTGTCAGAAGAGCTATATCCCAGACGATGCTGACTTTCTGCTGGGGATGGCCACTGTGAATAATTGTGTTTCCTACCGAAACCCCATGGAGGGAACATGGTATATCCAGACGCTTTGCCAGAGCCTGAGAGAAAGATGTCCTAGGTATTTTTTGCCTACTCTGTCcttcattttttctaaatttctagtTATGACACAGCTGTACTTCCCAGCTCAGTTGCAAAGTGGGAGAGGGGGGCAAATGTTAACATCTTTATATTCATAGCTGGAAAAATCAGAGACACTTTCTGcacagtttcttttatttagtgCCCGAAAGGACAGTTGGGGTGTCCTAAAGTAGGGAATGATGGTAAAGTCAGTCCAGCTCTGTTTTTAGGCAGAAACACGACTGAGCCAACTCAACTAGTTTCGGAAGTCTTCCAACGAGGTAATAACCCATTTCAGTGTTTAACATCCTCCAGCTCTTAAAGTTCTATCATAGCTAATCAGTCCTCTTGATGTGTTGTGGGAGATGAGTACCAAAGAGTAGAAACCCTTTATTTTCCCACTAATTTGGCCTGATGTGAAGCCACAAAATGTGAGGAAAATATCCTTCCCTCACTTATTATACCCTATGCTGCTTCCTTTAGTTAAATGATGGTTTTGTAGTCATAGTTCACCCAGAGGCACACATGACCGACGGGTGAATAGCAAGACCTCTTCTAGCTCTGTAGCTTTTCGTGCTGTAAGGGTATGAAGAATGAGAACTTCCCATGGCCGATCAGGAACTGAACCATAACATCAATACCATCTTTTCCGTTTGTAAGTTAGACCTTGAATCCTACAGAGGTAGAGGAACAGGTTGCCCAGCTCACCTGCTAGGGAGGCTGGCGAGGAAGGGGGGAGCAGCTGCAGGGGACACTGGGTTTCCCTTGCCAGATGTGATCAACGGTCACACAAGTTGTATGAGATATAACATCAGgtaaggacttatttatttttttttaaaagattttatttatttatttgacagagagagatcataagtagacggagaggcaggcagagagagagggcgggggggaagcaggcttcctgttgagcagagagcccgatgcgggactcgatcccaggaccctgagatcatgacctgagccgaaggcagcggcttaacccactgagccacccaggcgcccaaggacttattttttttaactgaaccgAGTTCAGGAAATTAATGTAGGTTGATTTTAATCATCAAGACTCTGCTGGTGCTGATGTTTTGGGGGGGGCACTGAGGTCATTACAGGGTAAGTGACATCGTACGTAGAAGAGTAAGGTACAAACAGGTTAGGAGGGAAAGAGCCCAAATCTGATGTTGACCCTGAAGTTTCTGATGATCATTCGAGATCTTGAGTAAACCAAAGTTAAGTTATTAAGCTCTGAAGCTACTCCTTTACCTGGAAGGCTTTGATATGTCTTAGTTTAGCAACTTAGGATTTCAAATGCCTGATGTTTTGAGGGAAGGGGCCTGTCCCTAAGGACAGCTGGTGTTGTTTCCCCACAGATGGTCACAGTGGTGTTGTTTTTcaggggagaagatattctcaccATCCTTACTGAAGTGAATTTTGAAGTGAGCAATAAGGATGACAGGAGAAACATGGGCAAACAAATGCCACAACCGACCTTCACACTGAGGAAAAAACTCATTTTCCCTTGTGACTGATGCTTTAACTGCATAACACTAtgcttaatttaattttgattaaagtGCTGCTATTGCTTtacttttctgtcctttcttttggATGGCGGGAAGGCGAGAGAATGGGATTCAGTACAACCTAATTCTCATTCAAATTTAAGCCTAACTCTCTGGCTTTGCAGTAATAGCTAGAGATTTATCGTCGTAggtatgattttatgattttaattttatttttgatttgatGAAAAAGTTTTTAGAAAGCCTAGagtaataagaaaatatagaacgtttaaaagaaatgtaacatCGTAACTTTAGGTTCAAAAACCGTGGCAGAATGAACCGTCTTTGCACGTCGCTCATCTGCTTTCAGCCTGGAATCATTTGGTTCCCTGCAGcgaagcatttaaaaaaagaagttaacgATGTCATTCCAAAGGTTCAATCTGGAGCACAGAGTTAAGGGCAGTGCAGAGATCTTAGAAGGCATAAGAAGGTGGGGAATGAGGAAAGCAATTTCTCACTCTAGGCCTCAGAATAAGAGAATGTTGTTCAAGTCCTGGGAGACAGTCAAGAAAACCATAATCCTCCTTTCTGTGAAAGAGCGGCTGATTCCTCATTCCTGGTTCTTGTGAGAATTTGTCAGCTTTACGTTCCTGCTAACTGGATATGCTCCTACGGAGTAGAATGTGAGGTACAATTGTTAAAAGGTACTGTTAAcaatgttcttattttcttaagtaaCTCTATCCCCTCCATCCCTGCCCAAAACCCCCCCATCCCATGacctggggcttgaacacacaacACGAAGGGCGAGAGTCACACCCTCTACCATCTGAGTCAGCCACGCACTCCTGAAAGTTATTGTTACAAGGAAACAGCAGCCCATGAATAGAGTCACTTGTGCTAAACCCCACGTCAGCAAACCCAGACTTAACAGCTAACCGAAATGCAGTTAGGGTTCCCCGGGAATGTAATCTTTAGGTGGCCAGCATGGAATTACCTGGTTCACCAGGGCTGACTGGCAGGATAGAATCCTCAGAAAAGTGACCTAATGCAGTTTGATCCGATTTGATCCTTACCTTTACGCAGCTGGATTTCTGTTGTTGGACAGCATGCTGAGGGCTGCCAGTGACCCCCTCTCAGAGGTCACTGAGGGAGATTTTTGGGATCCGACTTAGCTAAAAAACCCCTCGTGTGTAATACTCCCACATCCAACCTGATCTGTTCTGATGCGTGGGATGGGCAGTCCCAGAAACCCCAGAGCTGCGCCCCCCTGAGCTACGGGGAGACCCTGCTTCAGGGACAAAAGACACTAACTCTGTTTAGATTTGGATTTCACAAAATCTAGGAGTTATTTTCCTTGTTCTTATTATTTGTAAGTACCTTTAATCCGTATTTGAAAGGAATGATGTTAACAGCATGTTAACTTTTTGTACTGCCAGTCCCTCCCTTTCCAAGCCATCCTCTACACtactttacagtttttaaaaatactatagctttgaaaaagctatttttaatgtgaaaagcTTTAACATCTTTCTCTTATCGCTTCTAAGATCTCTGTATCCAccaaaacctctttttttttggcaaatgatACTTTCTCCATTCATGCataatttcattgctttcttttttttcactgctttctttttttctattttttctttatttagtttattctaaatttattttaataattctaaatttataaaaaagtctttttaaaaagattttttcaatactattttttcaataatatttttaatagaataaaatggaATGTAACTTACTGTTGGCTAGAGattggtttgtttgttcgtttttttgttgtttgccaTTGGCATCTCACAGGTGGAAAACACTGAGATCACAGGTATGTTTCACTTTAGCCTCCTGATGTTGGCTCACACagttgtattttcttaaaaaatgcgTTCCCCATATGTAAAAATTGGGACAGTGTCACATAAAAACCACAatatcttttattgtttttaaaaatcagaatatctgACCACATCAATCCCATTCCAGTGCTGCCACACAAGAAGATGGGTTCACCCACTCCCCCCTaccaccccatcccatcccctACATTTAGGCTCCTGCCAATTACCATTTACCACTGTGGTtgtttttgtgattatttttccttatgtCCAGTCCACCTCTCTTATTTATGTTGCCTGCCCTGTGAGGATTTGAATTCTGGTAATTATTTAGAGAAGGTGGCAACAATCATCAGAAACTTTTCCCAAATCATAGTTACAGGAAAGATGACTGAGAAATGGAGCAGTGGAGACACACGTAAGAGAAAAGGTTTTTGGAATTGAATCAATTATCATTCTTGCTAGCAAAGTGCCCCAAAGGGACAAAAGCTAAACTTCAAAATGTAGTCAATATTTAATAGGAAGTTCTTCAGATCAGTGTTTTCATAATGAAATCCAGaaatatggaagagaaaatagtACCTTGCCCAGAGAAAGAGCAGATCCAGATATAGAGAACATCACCTTTCAATGAAGAGTCTTGAAAATCTGTATAATTGAGATGAGAATTCAAACATTCCCAATCACTTAGAAGAAAGCAGATTGTGAAAAGACAAAAGTAGAACCAAGGCATTCCAGGAACTAAACTCATAATACACTTTTTCCAGAAAACCTCACCAGAGTTCTCTAAGCCTAGAGAGTCAGTGTTCCTGCCATCTTTTGTATGGGAGAGCAACTTTTGGGCTCATAATTCTTGTTTTCCATTGCTGTCATCTTCTAAAATGTCAGAATCGTTCTCATAAATAGAGGTAGACCTCCAAGATCGTTCTTCATAAATTTCTTCATTCTTGGCAATTATTTTTTGCctgtaaagaaagagaagacatatCACTACAGACTCAAAGGGTAGAAGGGCATCGAGGAtatatggggggggggagggaaataTGGTTTTGTTCCTTCACCGGGGGCAGTTGCACACATTACTTGCAGTGCTTTTGAATTTAGTAAGATACGATATTTATGTTACCAGATTCCCAAATGAGGAATATTCTGCTGAGGGGAAACAGAGTATGCCATCCCAAAATACTCCACCTTGCATATTGATTAGTTTGAATTAAATTTACTTCAGCAACCACCAATACAAGAAAGATACTCTGACCCTCCTTTGTCCCCctgaaagtaggaaagaaaaataccttcCCTGTACCAGAAGGTAAAGAGACATCCTTCTCACCAGAAATAGGGAATTTAGGGCTGAGGAGGCTGTATGAACATAACTTCTTACTTCCTCACTAAATTTACTACCCCGAATCCAAACTGCTTTGTCTTGTCAATTCCTTAtaaatttattgtctctttgtctaaaaggtaTAAAGGCTGCCCACTTCGGTCACTTCTTTGAGTCTCATATTTTTATGAGCTCCTAtacattcaaaattaaaatttttttctcctgttaatctgtctcatgtcaatttaactATTAGGCCAGCCAAGCAACCTACAACGGAAAAAGGGAAAAGCTTTACTCTCCTATACTACCAAATCAATGCAATGAATAACTTCCTTTTACTAAAATATTGACCAAAATTTATCTCAATGATTTAAAATGCATCTTCAGGTAATAATGTAATTTCTGACCTAAAGTTGACTTTCACAGGAACTAAATGCAGCCGTATCTAAGTGTAAACCACCGACACGGAAACCCCTAAACTCTCAGGGGACGTGGTAAAAACTCAGAGCTCCCATGGGTTGTCATGACAGTttctaatcattcattcattaaacaaatatttacaaaacatctACTATGGATTCCAACTCTATGACGTTCTGGAAGGGGCAAGACTAGAGAGACAGTGGAAAGATCAGTAATTGCCAGGAGTTGGGAGGGGAAGCCAAGAATGAATCGGTGGATGGCAGAGGACTTTAGGGATTtaaaagagacaaaccatgagaaacggtgggctctgagagacaaactgagggttttggaggaggtggtggggggtgaggtgaacctggtggtgggtattaaggaggtcacatattgcatggagcactgggtgtggtgcataaacaatgaattttggaacactgacaaaaaattaaattaaaaaaaataaatgagttataaaggaaaacaaaataaaatgtattcacagAACTGAATAAACTCAGAGACCCTCAGCTAAATTTCATGTGCCATTCTGCATTAAAATGAAGATGTAGGTAAGAGAGAGGAGTCTAGACACATTCCCCAAACCGCTTGTGAACTGTGTGACCTTAGCAGGTGAGTTCTCTGTCCAGGCTCTGAGTCAGTATCTCCCTCCAGGAAGTGCCCATGCCTTGTCCTTATTAGGGAACACCTGGGTTCATCTTCCTCTATTCCTCACCCAAACTCCCTCCCGCTTTCCAAAGAAAACTCAGCCATATCTTTTTGAGCAGCATCTTTCATACCTTAGATGAATGTTCTCTTCTGTCAGAAGCTGTATGGtatatttaaacttttcttcAGCTTCGGCAAGCTTGATCTGGAACATTTTCTCCAGATTTCCCACTGTGGCTTTCTGAAGgacatgtaaattttatttacttatttatttttttaaagattacttatttatttatttaactgacaaggagagagagagagagagaaaacacaagcagggggaatgggagagggagaagcagactccctactgagcagggagcccgatgcggggcttgatctcaggacc
Above is a genomic segment from Lutra lutra chromosome 3, mLutLut1.2, whole genome shotgun sequence containing:
- the CASP8 gene encoding caspase-8 isoform X3, encoding MKFQMTSEKVYQMESKPRGYCLIFNNYDFSIARKQVPKLHSIKDRNGTDLDADALCQTFSELHFEIVPFRDSTAKKICDILKSYQSMDHTTRDCFICCILSHGDKGIIYGCDGQEVPIYELTSYFTGSKCPSLAGKPKIFFIQACQGDNYQKGIAVETDSEQNEACYESDSCQKSYIPDDADFLLGMATVNNCVSYRNPMEGTWYIQTLCQSLRERCPRGEDILTILTEVNFEVSNKDDRRNMGKQMPQPTFTLRKKLIFPCD